The Actinocorallia herbida DNA window GCGTGCTGCGGGACGCGCGGGCGTGCCTCCAGCGCAGGGAGGTCCGGGGCTACGACCGCCGCTTCGTGACGGTCTCGTGCCGCCGCACCGACCGGATCGGGCAGACCGGCTGGGTGCTGCGCAACAACCGCACGTACCGGGTCTTCGTGCCGAGCACGAACCACCACTACGCGAAGTACACCTACTCGTTCAGTCCGGACCTCTGACGCGGCCGGGCCGAAGATCATCGGGCACGGGCCGCCCTCGGCCGACCGCACCGGGCCGTCATCCCGGACCGGGCACCGGGGGCGGCTCTCGGCGTCCCAGGGCCCGTAACCCGGTGGAACGCCCTAGAAGAGCATTCCCTCCTTCTCGATGCCGCGCAGGGCGTCGTAGTCCAGCGTGACGGTGTCGATGCCGCGGTCGTGCGCGAGCACCTTCGCCTGGGGCTTGATCTCCTGCGCCGCGAAGACGCCCTTGACCGGCGCCAGCAGCGGGTCCCGGTTCAGCAGCTCCAGGTACCTGGTGAGCTGCTCGACGCCGTCGATCTCGCCGCGCCGTTTGATCTCCACCGCCACGGTGCCCCCGGACGCGTCGCGGCACAGGATGTCCACGGGCCCGATCGCGGTGGGGTACTCCCGCCGGACCAGCCGGTAGCCCTCCCCCAGGGTGGTGATGTGCTCGGCGAGCAGCTCTTGGAGGTGCGCCTCCACCCCGTCCTTCTGGAGGCCGGGGTCGACGCCGAGCTCGTGCCGATGGTCGTGCAGGACCTCGAAGACGGTGAGGATCAGCTGCTCACCGGACTTGCCGTGCGTGACCGTCCACTTCGCGATCGCGCCGTGCTCGGTGAAAGGCTCCTCCTTGACCGTGCAGGGCGGGTTCATCCAGTTCAGCGGCTTGAACGCGCGGTCGTCGGCGTGGATCGACACACTGCCGTCGGCCTTCATCAGGACGAGGCGGGTCGCGAGCGGCAGATGGGCGGTGAGCCGCCCGACGTAGTCCACGGAGCAGCGGGCGATGACGAGACGCATGCGCCAAGTCTCCCACCGCCCTCGCCCCGCATGGTCCGGGAACGGCAGACTGGGGGCGTGAACGACGTGGTCATCCGCAAGGCACGGCCGCAGGACGAGCGCGCGCTCGCCGACCTCGACCGGCGCACCTGGGCGCCGGACAACTCGGTGGTGCCCCGCCCGTCCGCCGGCCCGCACTTCTTCGACCGCTTCAACCTGCCCGACGACTTCCTCGTCGCCGAACGGGCCGGGAAGGTCGTGGGCTTCCTGCGGCTCGTCCAGCCGATCCGGCAGCCGACCGCCGCGCACGTCAGGCAGATCCAGGGCCTCGGCGTCGACCACTCCGTCCGCGGACTGGGGATCGGCCGCGCGCTGCTGGAGGCGGCCTGCGCCGAGGCCCGCCGTCAGGGCGCGCGCAGGCTGACCCTGCGGGTCCTGTCGGTCAACACCTCGGCGCGCCGCCTGTACGAGCGCACGGGCTTTCACATCGAGGGGATACTCCGCGAGGAGTTCCTCATCGAGGGCGCCTATGTCGACGACGTCCTCATGGCCCGCGTCCTGTGACGCCCCGGGACCCTCAGCCGCCCGGCCTCCACAGCACCTCGGCGCCCGCCGACGCGGTCCGGCACAGGATGAACAGCAGGTCCGAAAGCCGGTTGAGATAGCGCGCGGTGAGCGGGTTCACCTTGTCCCCGTGCGCCTCGATCGCCGCCCACACCATGCGCTCGGCCCTGCGCGAGACCGTCCGCGCGACGTGCAGGTGCGCCGTGGGCAGGTCGCCGCCCGGCAGGATGAAGCTCCGCAGCACCGGGAGGGGCGCGTTGAACTCGTCGCACCAGCCCTCGAGGCGCTCGACGTAGGCCGGGGTCACCCGCAGCGGCTCGTAGCCCAGATCCGGGACGACCGGGGCCGACAGGTCGGCGCCGAGATCGAAGAGGTCGTTCTGCACGCGCCGCAGGACCGCGGCGACGTCGTCGGCGAGGCCGCCGGTGGCCAGGGCGACGCCGATGAACGCGTTCGCCTCCTCCACGTCGGCGTACGCGGCGAGACGGGGGTCGGTCTTGCTGGTCCGGCTTCCGTCGCCGAGACCCGTGGTGCCGTCGTCCCCGGTCCGGGTGTAGATCTTGGACAGGACGACGGGTTCGTCTTCGCGGCTCATAGGGGCCAGCGTAGAGCGCGGTGCCTCAAGCCCCCGAAGGCAGGTCGACGGGCCAGCCCGGAGGCGAGGACTCAAGCCACGCCAGGAAGCCCGTGAGGGCGGCCAGGGACATCGCCAGCTCGACCTTGGAGTCCCCGCTGCGCACCTCGATGATCGCCGCGTCACCCGTCAGGGCCTCGGCCTCGCCGTCGGACGGGTCACGCCGCCCGAGCACCACGAGGCCGCGCCGCTGGATGACCATCCGCGGCCTGCGCCGGAACCCGAAGATCTGGTGCCACTGGAGCTCGTCGCCCTGGTACCTGCCGATCCCGAGGCGCCACACCCCGGTGCCGCCCAGATCGCGCAGGCTGCACTCGACGGTGCCGCCGCCCAGCTCGAGCAGCCAGCGGCGCAGGGTCATCGCGCCGAACAGCACGACGACGCACAGCACAACGGCGACGAGCACCCAGCCGGTGATCTCTGCCAGGTGCTCGCCCACGTGTTGCCGGTCTCTCTCAGACGTCCGCGCCGGCGGCACGGAGCCGGGCGCGCGCCCGGCGCTCGGCCACGGCCTGCGGGTTGTCCCCGTCGCCGCCGCCCTGCGCCTCGGCGAGTGCCTGCCGGGCCTCCGCGAGGTCGATCTCGGCGCCCAGCTCGGCCTGCTCGGCCAGCACGGACACCTCGTTGTCGGCCACCGAGAAGAACCCGCTGCCGACCGCCGCGATGACGGGGTCGCCACCGGTCGGGAAGATCTTCACGACGCTGCCGTCGACGAGGACGCCCAGCACCGGGGAGTGACCGGTACGGATACCGATCTCACCCTCGATGGTCTGCGCGACCACCATCTCGGCCTCGCCCGCCCATACCTCGCGCTCGGGCGAGACGAGGGCGACTCTGATCGCCATAGTGTCTCCTCTTCCAGGAAGGGCGGCCGGGGCTTCTCAGCCCCGGCCACGGGAGTCCGCCTTACTTGGCGAGCTCCTTCGCCTTCTTCTCGACGTCGTCGACCCCACCGCACATGAAGAACGCCTGCTCGGGGATGTGGTCGTACTTGCCCTCGGTGAGGGCCTTGAACGAGGCCACGGTCTCGTCGAGCGGAACGGTCACACCGGGCTGGCCGGTGAACTGCTCGGCGACGTACATCGGGTGCGACAGGAACCGCTCGATGCGACGCGCGCGCTGGACGGTGACCTTGTCGTCCTCGGACAGCTCGTCGATACCGAGGATCGCGATGATGTCCTGGAGCTCCTTGTACTTCTGGAGGATCCCGATGACATGCTGCGCCACGTCGTAGTGCTCACGGCCGATGATCGCCGGGTCCATGATCCGGGAAGAGCTGTCCAGCGGGTCGACCGCCGGGTAGATGCCCTTCTCGGTGATGGCCCGGGACAGCACGGTCCGGGAGTCGAGGTGCGCGAACGTGGTGTGCGGCGCCGGGTCGGTGATGTCGTCCGCGGGAACGTAGATCGCCTGCATCGAGGTGATCGAGTGACCGCGGGTCGAGGTGATCCGCTCCTGGAGCTGGCCCATCTCGTCGGCCAGGGTGGGCTGGTAGCCCACCGCGGACGGCATGCGGCCCAGCAGCGTGGAGACCTCGGAGCCGGCCTGGGTGAAACGGAAGATGTTGTCGATGAAGAGCAGCACGTCCTGCTTCTGCACGTCGCGGAAGTACTCCGCCATCGTCAGGGCGGACAGGGCGACCCGCAGACGGGTGCCCGGCGGCTCGTCCATCTGGCCGAACACCAGGGCGGTGTCCTTCAGGACGTTGGCCTCGGCCATCTCGACCCAGAGGTCGTTGCCCTCACGGGTGCGCTCGCCGACGCCGGCGAACACCGAGGTGCCACCGAAGTTCCGCGCGACACGGGTGATCATCTCCTGGATCAGCACGGTCTTGCCGACACCGGCGCCACCGAACAGACCGATCTTGCCACCCTTGACGTACGGGGTGAGAAGGTCGATGACCTTGATGCCCGTCTCCAGGATCTCGGTCTTCGACTCGAGCTGGTCGAACGGCGGAGCGCTGCGGTGGATGCCCCAGCGCTCGGTGACCCCGAGCGAGGCCACCGGAGCGTCGAGGCACTCGCCGAGGGCGTTCCACACGTGGCCCTTGGTCACGTCGCCGACCGGAACCTGGATCGGGGTGCCGGAGTCGGAGACCGAGGCACCGCGAACGAGGCCGTCCGTCGGCTGCATGGAGATGGTCTTGACCACGTTGTCACCCAGGTGCTGGGCGACCTCGAGGGTCAGGGTCTTGGTCTCGGCACCGAGGGTGACGTCGACCTTGAGGGCGTTGTTGATCGGAGGCATCGCGTCGGCGGGGAACTCCACGTCGACGACCGGGCCGAT harbors:
- the nucS gene encoding endonuclease NucS gives rise to the protein MRLVIARCSVDYVGRLTAHLPLATRLVLMKADGSVSIHADDRAFKPLNWMNPPCTVKEEPFTEHGAIAKWTVTHGKSGEQLILTVFEVLHDHRHELGVDPGLQKDGVEAHLQELLAEHITTLGEGYRLVRREYPTAIGPVDILCRDASGGTVAVEIKRRGEIDGVEQLTRYLELLNRDPLLAPVKGVFAAQEIKPQAKVLAHDRGIDTVTLDYDALRGIEKEGMLF
- a CDS encoding F0F1 ATP synthase subunit epsilon, which translates into the protein MAIRVALVSPEREVWAGEAEMVVAQTIEGEIGIRTGHSPVLGVLVDGSVVKIFPTGGDPVIAAVGSGFFSVADNEVSVLAEQAELGAEIDLAEARQALAEAQGGGDGDNPQAVAERRARARLRAAGADV
- the atpD gene encoding F0F1 ATP synthase subunit beta translates to MSSTAVAIGTGRVTRVIGPVVDVEFPADAMPPINNALKVDVTLGAETKTLTLEVAQHLGDNVVKTISMQPTDGLVRGASVSDSGTPIQVPVGDVTKGHVWNALGECLDAPVASLGVTERWGIHRSAPPFDQLESKTEILETGIKVIDLLTPYVKGGKIGLFGGAGVGKTVLIQEMITRVARNFGGTSVFAGVGERTREGNDLWVEMAEANVLKDTALVFGQMDEPPGTRLRVALSALTMAEYFRDVQKQDVLLFIDNIFRFTQAGSEVSTLLGRMPSAVGYQPTLADEMGQLQERITSTRGHSITSMQAIYVPADDITDPAPHTTFAHLDSRTVLSRAITEKGIYPAVDPLDSSSRIMDPAIIGREHYDVAQHVIGILQKYKELQDIIAILGIDELSEDDKVTVQRARRIERFLSHPMYVAEQFTGQPGVTVPLDETVASFKALTEGKYDHIPEQAFFMCGGVDDVEKKAKELAK
- a CDS encoding cob(I)yrinic acid a,c-diamide adenosyltransferase, with translation MSREDEPVVLSKIYTRTGDDGTTGLGDGSRTSKTDPRLAAYADVEEANAFIGVALATGGLADDVAAVLRRVQNDLFDLGADLSAPVVPDLGYEPLRVTPAYVERLEGWCDEFNAPLPVLRSFILPGGDLPTAHLHVARTVSRRAERMVWAAIEAHGDKVNPLTARYLNRLSDLLFILCRTASAGAEVLWRPGG
- a CDS encoding DUF2550 domain-containing protein — its product is MGEHLAEITGWVLVAVVLCVVVLFGAMTLRRWLLELGGGTVECSLRDLGGTGVWRLGIGRYQGDELQWHQIFGFRRRPRMVIQRRGLVVLGRRDPSDGEAEALTGDAAIIEVRSGDSKVELAMSLAALTGFLAWLESSPPGWPVDLPSGA
- a CDS encoding GNAT family N-acetyltransferase, yielding MNDVVIRKARPQDERALADLDRRTWAPDNSVVPRPSAGPHFFDRFNLPDDFLVAERAGKVVGFLRLVQPIRQPTAAHVRQIQGLGVDHSVRGLGIGRALLEAACAEARRQGARRLTLRVLSVNTSARRLYERTGFHIEGILREEFLIEGAYVDDVLMARVL